The following nucleotide sequence is from Salinispirillum sp. LH 10-3-1.
AAGGTGCTCCCCTCCCTGCACAGCCAAACGCAATTCATTCTCCAGTTCGCGACGAAACATGTGACGATTTAACAACTGGGTTAAGACATCTCGCTCAGAGAGCGCCTTCTCACGCAGTATTGCCGAGCGCGCCAAAAAGAAGAACAAAACGCCCGTCATGACGACGAAAAACCAGCCTTTATAGGTTTGCAGGCGCGACAATGCCTCTGCGCTATCAACAACGCGCTCCAACGCTTGATCAGAGAATAGGATCCACAGAACGCCCAAGATGATATAAATCAGTGCAAGACGCAATGCGGTGATATTGACAGTAGGCATAATGAACCATGAGGCTACGAGGAGTGTCCTTATACCTACAAGGTAGCAGAGAATTCGAACAGTGGCACTTTAATGCGGGCGAAAAAAACCTCCGCGCCAATCGGCTACGGAGGCTTTAAGTTCTCACACGTTGATCAGTCCATAAATTGACCGATGGTCGCAAACTCGTCTTCCAACGCCTTCAACTCTTTCTTGCTGTAGACATCAAACAACGACAACGCATGGCGTAACCGCGCACGAACCATATCTGGGCCCAGAATCACCATGGCGTCCAGCACCGATACAGAGCGTGGAGAGCCTGTAATGGCCACGAAGAAGGGGAATAATACATCTTTCAATTTGACGCCCAGATGCTCACCAATGCCTTTTACGTCGGCCATGATGTGCTCTTTGTCCCAATGGCGCTCGGTTTCCAACTTCCACAGGCTGAGCTGCAGTATCTTACGCGTCAGCTCTGAATCGATTTTCTTGTGCTCAAAGTCGGAGGCCGAGATAGTCGGCATGCCGGCAAAGAAAAACGACGCCAAGGGCGCGACATCACTCAAGCGCTCAACGCGCTCACGCACCAGCGGCAGGAACTGCATGATGTAATCTTGGTTATAAGCCCATTGCATCAGGCGCTGCGCGAACTCTTCGTCGCTCAGGCTTTCTCGCAGATAGCGTCCGTTCAGCCAGTCTAGTTTTTCGGTATCGAATACCGGACCACCTAAGGACACACGACTGATGTCGAAGTTCTTGATCATCTCGTCGAGGGTGAATTTCTCCTCACCATCCGGCATGGTCCAACCCATCATACCCAGATAGTTCAGCAAGGCTTCTGGCAAGATACCCAGGCGACGGTAGTAGTCGATTGACGTCGGGTTCTTGCGCTTCGACAATTTGGACTTGTCGGCGTTACGCAGCAACGGCATGTGGAAAAACTGCGGCGCTTCCCAGCCGAAGTACTGGTACAACAAAATGTGTTTCGGCGTTGAAGAAATCCACTCCTCACCACGGATAACGTGGGTGATCTCCATGAGGTGGTCGTCTACCACGTTTGCCAAGTGATAGCTTGGCAGGCCGTCTGACTTCAGCAACACCTGCATGTCGACCTGTTTCCATTCGATTTCAATGGGGTCACGCAACATGTCGCGTACTTCACAGGTGCCTTCACGTGGTACGTCCATGCGAACTACAGACTTTTCGCCCGCCGCATGGCGTTCAGCTACTTGTTCTTTGGACAAACCCTTACAACGGCCATCGTAACCCGGCGGTTGACCGTTAAGACGCTGTTCGCGACGCATCGCATCAAGGCGTTCTGACGTACAGAAGCAATGGAAGGCATGGCCTTCATCAACCAACTGATCGGCGTATTTGCGGTAGATTTCCGACCGGTCACTTTGGCGATACGGACCGTGTGGGCCACCTTTGTCCGGACCTTCATCCCAGCTCAAACCCATCCAGTTCAGGGCGTTCAGTATGGCCTGTTCAGATTCTGGCGTGCTGCGTTGCTGATCGGTGTCTTCGATGCGCAAGATAAACTCACCGCCCTGGCTTTTCGCAAAAGCACGATTAAACAGCGCGATATAAGCGGTACCGACATGGGGATCACCGGTGGGTGACGGCGCGACGCGGGTGCGAACTTTAGCCATGGATCCTCTTTACTCCGATCAGGTTGAGTAAGCACGGCCACACAGGCAGTGCTTACGAGTGTAATTTAAGACCAGGCATTATAAGGAAGCTGCCGCGTTAAAGCGAGGGTAGCGTTGCTCTGTATGGGCGGGTACAAACCCCTACGCCGTATAGAGCACAACAGCCTGCTCACCTAACAAAACCTGCTCAGCAGCGGATTCAGGAACCACGCCAGATAACAAGGCACGACTGAGTGGCTGGTCAGTTCGGTTGTAAACTACCCAAGCCTGCTGATCGCCCAGCACCCGTGTCGCCAGCAAGACATCATCGTTGAGCGCCGATAGAGCAACATTTCCCCGCCGAAGTATGGGCCACTGATGACGAGCGTGGCACAGCAGAGTGACCTGTTCCCTCATACTGACATCCATGACTTCCGGCTGGTGCCACGGAAAGGCTTCGCGGCAATCCGGGTCGTTACCGCCGGTCATGCCCACTTCGGTGCCGTAGTAAATGCACGGCGCGCCCGGCATGGTCAACACAAAGGCCAACGCCTGCATCAGAGCCGTTTTATCGCCTTGGACCAACCACAAGGCGCGTGGCATGTCGTGACTATCGAGCATATTGAGTTGCACCTGGGTTACCGGCCAGCTGTACCACTCCAACACCGTCGACGCTCGCTTAGCCATGGAAGGTGCGGTTTCCGGGGTATAGTCCAAGTGATTCTGTTTATAGTCGAGACGTAACGAGTCAGCACCAAAAAACGACAATGCGGCGGTGCCCAACGGGTAATTCATAACTGCGTCGTATTGATCACCTTGCAACCAATGATCGGCCTTGTCCCAAATTTCACCCACGATATAAGCTTCTGGGTTGATAGCCTTTACCCGTTGGCGGAACTCACGCCAGAAGCTGTCGTCTTCAATCTCGTGTGGCACATCCAACCGCCAGCCATCAATGCCTTGACGAACCCAGTACTCAGCCACCTCAAACAAGTAGGCCCGTACGCCGGGATTGTCGGTATTAAACTTGGGTAACGCAGGTAGATCCCACCAACCATGATAGTTCAGCTCCTCCTCCCCGTGCCTAGGATAAGGATTAAGTGGCCAGTCCTTAATGTGGAACCAGTCTACATAAGGTGAGTCGGGACCATTTTCGAGTATGTGGTGAAACGCCCAAAACCCACGACTGGCATGATTAAATACGCCATCCAACACCACCTTGATGTCGCGTTGATGAGCCTCAGCCAGTAACTCGGTAAAGGCCTCATTACCACCCAACAAGGGATCAACCTGAAAGTAATCAAAAGTATGGTAGCGATGGTTGCTTGCAGAACTGAAGATGGGGTTGAGATACAAGGCGTTAATGCCTAGGGCTTTTAAGTAGTCGAGCTGATCAATTATGCCGTAAAGGTCGCCACCTTGATACCCTTGCTCAGCGGCGGGCGTGCCCCAGGGTTTAAATTGAATACCCGGCAGTTCGGGCGCGCGCGAACTACGTGCAAAGCGATCGGGAAAAATCTGATAAAAGATGGCGTCTTTTACCCACTCTGGGGTGATGATTTCGGGGGTTGCACTGGTCTTCGTCGACATACCTGACTCCTATCATCTATAGAGGCATTCTGCCAGTGCCTATTGGCGAAATGGAGTTGGAATGCCTCAGGGGTTGGACTTAAACAACCCCTTAGCTGGCCAGTTCAATACGCGATCGTCCATTTTCCTTGGCCGTGTAAAGCGCTTCGTCGGCACGAACCGACAATGAGGACACCGCTTCACCACTCAGCAATTCCGCCACACCCACACTGAAACTGCAATTGATATCGCCCTCTCCAACGGGATGGCGCACTTCAATAAAGGCTTGCAGCATGTCCTGCATGACCAAGGCGGCATCGGTGCCCGGGGTTTCGGGCATGATCACCACGAATTCCTCACCACCGTAACGCCCAATGATGTCAGTCTTGCGCAGTCGTTGCCGCAATAAGAGCGACAGACTTTTCAGCACCCTATCGCCTACTGGGTGACCATAGGTGTCGTTCACTGTCTTGAATTTATCCAAGTCGATCATGACAAAGGACAACGGCGATTTTTGGCGTTCGGCTTTTTGTACTTCGACCTGTAAGCGTTGCAGTATATGACTGTGGTCATACAAACCCGTTAGGCTGTCGCGTTCCATCCAGGTGCGAATGGCGCGATTGCGTTTGCAACGATGTTGCACTGTGGCAACCAGTATCTCAGGACGTACCGGCTTAGTCAGAAAGTCATCCCCGCCTTCCGCCAAGGCGGCCATTTGCTTCGCCACATCCTCTTCGGCGGACAAGAATATAATGGGCAGTCGATCATATTGTGGTTGTTGGCGTAGCACGGTCGCCAGCTCTACGCCATTGCATTGCGGCATATACATGTCCATCAAAATCATATCTGGGCGGAACTCATCGATATGTTCGAACAGCGTCATGGGGTCGAGCACCGCTTGCGTGATGATACCCACAGCATTCAATGTGTGTCCGGCATGCATCGACTGCGTTTTCGAATCGTCGACAATCAATACGCGATACGGGTCCGGTACGATGGTGTGAGCGTCGCGCTCCAAACGTTCCACCACTCGCATCAACGAGAGGTCGTTATCAATGAAGCCTTTGCCTCCGACGCGCATGGCTTGCAGGCGCTGCATGATAGACGGCACTTCCTTATGATAAAAAATAACCGGAATCTTATGCGCTTGATCGTGCTGTAACTCACGGATTAAGTTGAAACCGCCGTCTACGCCATGAAAATTCATATCAATCAGAATTGCCAACGGTCGTCGGTAAGCACGCGCCTTTTGCAAACTCTCAGGGTCTGGGGTCAATTCCGCTTGAATACCAAAGGACAGCAACTGCTGCACCACGGCTTGAGCCATTTCAGGCTGCTCAATGGCCACATAAACGTCTTGACGAATGAACGCCGCCTTACCAGGTACTTTACTATCGCTATGACGTGCCGCTAACTGTGTCAATTGGCTGATATAATCGGCCAATTCGGCAATCACATTACTTTGCGGCGCTCGACTGGCTGAACAATTGTTAACCAAACCACGCACCGCAGCGGCCAACACAGCAATATCCGGTTGGTCATAACGTTGTGCTGATTTTTCCAAGCGCAACAGTCGACTGCAAAATACAGTGAACCAATCTTCCTGCCATTGTTGCGTGCGCAGACCATACCACTGGTCCACCAAACCGCGGGCATCACTGATCACACGTCGGCCGAAGTGACGCTGCAGTTCTTTTACCATTTGTTTTTCGTTGCGCAACTCAGTCATCGTCTTGTGATTCGCTCTAAATGCTGCAAATGAAATCGTGCCAAACGCTGAAGCTCGGGATCGCCTGATTTTTTACCATAAACTAACGGCAGGTAGGCGGCGGCAAATAACGACAATGCCGCAGCCAGTTCGGGATCTTGCGCCTCAAGACGCGCAACCCATAATTTGAACCCCTGATGATCCGGCAAATTAGGTGCTCTACGCTGACAATACTTGCGGGCTCGATACTCCAGACCACGAACTCCAAACTTATACTTATTTTTATCCACTAGCAGAACAATATACCAACTTCCAAACAGTGCCAGGAAGATAAAAAGTGTAACAACCGCTACCGACGTCACACTCTGGTGAGTTAGCCAGCGCTGCCAGATACCGGCTTGATCCTGATCGGAAAAATTCAGTACCCAACGTTGCCAGTTGTATTGCACTCCATCCCAATGCCAATA
It contains:
- the gltX gene encoding glutamate--tRNA ligase, with amino-acid sequence MAKVRTRVAPSPTGDPHVGTAYIALFNRAFAKSQGGEFILRIEDTDQQRSTPESEQAILNALNWMGLSWDEGPDKGGPHGPYRQSDRSEIYRKYADQLVDEGHAFHCFCTSERLDAMRREQRLNGQPPGYDGRCKGLSKEQVAERHAAGEKSVVRMDVPREGTCEVRDMLRDPIEIEWKQVDMQVLLKSDGLPSYHLANVVDDHLMEITHVIRGEEWISSTPKHILLYQYFGWEAPQFFHMPLLRNADKSKLSKRKNPTSIDYYRRLGILPEALLNYLGMMGWTMPDGEEKFTLDEMIKNFDISRVSLGGPVFDTEKLDWLNGRYLRESLSDEEFAQRLMQWAYNQDYIMQFLPLVRERVERLSDVAPLASFFFAGMPTISASDFEHKKIDSELTRKILQLSLWKLETERHWDKEHIMADVKGIGEHLGVKLKDVLFPFFVAITGSPRSVSVLDAMVILGPDMVRARLRHALSLFDVYSKKELKALEDEFATIGQFMD
- a CDS encoding glycoside hydrolase family 13 protein, with amino-acid sequence MSTKTSATPEIITPEWVKDAIFYQIFPDRFARSSRAPELPGIQFKPWGTPAAEQGYQGGDLYGIIDQLDYLKALGINALYLNPIFSSASNHRYHTFDYFQVDPLLGGNEAFTELLAEAHQRDIKVVLDGVFNHASRGFWAFHHILENGPDSPYVDWFHIKDWPLNPYPRHGEEELNYHGWWDLPALPKFNTDNPGVRAYLFEVAEYWVRQGIDGWRLDVPHEIEDDSFWREFRQRVKAINPEAYIVGEIWDKADHWLQGDQYDAVMNYPLGTAALSFFGADSLRLDYKQNHLDYTPETAPSMAKRASTVLEWYSWPVTQVQLNMLDSHDMPRALWLVQGDKTALMQALAFVLTMPGAPCIYYGTEVGMTGGNDPDCREAFPWHQPEVMDVSMREQVTLLCHARHQWPILRRGNVALSALNDDVLLATRVLGDQQAWVVYNRTDQPLSRALLSGVVPESAAEQVLLGEQAVVLYTA
- a CDS encoding diguanylate cyclase, whose protein sequence is MTELRNEKQMVKELQRHFGRRVISDARGLVDQWYGLRTQQWQEDWFTVFCSRLLRLEKSAQRYDQPDIAVLAAAVRGLVNNCSASRAPQSNVIAELADYISQLTQLAARHSDSKVPGKAAFIRQDVYVAIEQPEMAQAVVQQLLSFGIQAELTPDPESLQKARAYRRPLAILIDMNFHGVDGGFNLIRELQHDQAHKIPVIFYHKEVPSIMQRLQAMRVGGKGFIDNDLSLMRVVERLERDAHTIVPDPYRVLIVDDSKTQSMHAGHTLNAVGIITQAVLDPMTLFEHIDEFRPDMILMDMYMPQCNGVELATVLRQQPQYDRLPIIFLSAEEDVAKQMAALAEGGDDFLTKPVRPEILVATVQHRCKRNRAIRTWMERDSLTGLYDHSHILQRLQVEVQKAERQKSPLSFVMIDLDKFKTVNDTYGHPVGDRVLKSLSLLLRQRLRKTDIIGRYGGEEFVVIMPETPGTDAALVMQDMLQAFIEVRHPVGEGDINCSFSVGVAELLSGEAVSSLSVRADEALYTAKENGRSRIELAS